A section of the Kribbella sp. HUAS MG21 genome encodes:
- a CDS encoding family 78 glycoside hydrolase catalytic domain — protein sequence MPRSLKTEYAVRPLGVDVVRPRFSWAADAPGYGATQTAYQVLVASAPELLTPERADVWDSGKVESARTFGIEYDGPTAARTRYHWTVRLWDGSDQAGDWAVPERFETGLLDEGFGAAQWIGGATDSAPLLRRAFTVDGPVRRARLYASGLGYADLRLNGQPVSDAVLDPGFTAYDHTVLYVTHDVTELLQAGDNVVGAELGRGFFGMTSVNVWRWHDTPWTDDPRLIARLVVEYDGGRVDEVGTDESWRITGGPTLSDSLYLGETYDARRALPGWDTAGFDDTAWTAASVVEAPKGKLVAQAHEPIRVIETVDPVELTEVRPGVWIADFGRTVAGWTRLSVTAPAGTTITLTHGETIADGNVAAWNVHVDGDRIQRDEYIAAGAGTETWEPRFSYKGFRYVQIEGAAPAQVQMRVVNSDVASVTRFASTQAPYEQYERAMRRTILGNLHGIPTDTPYFEKNGWTGDAQVGAPTMLATLDLARFFTKWLGDIRDSQADSGQLPVIVPTSGWGFTDLSPATEWPTVYPFLLREMYRWYGDDRLLREHWDPLTRYLAWELDRVEDGLSVSVLGDWLPPGFGSGPAPEDRRLTGTAYLYRALVVAAEIGELIGKPNDYRKAAAELADGLNRTFLDREAGRYRSADDPDYRQTSNAVPLAFGMVPDEYVERVAAGLAADVEARGFHLNTGCLGVGVLLPVLTAHGYGDVATKVALQRTYPSWGYWFELGADTMWEKWEDDSRSRNHYFQGTVVQWIFENVAGLRVVDAGCERIVVRADARDEVDSASIRTETIRGRVAVSWKRAGRVLSLDVQVPVGTTAEVHVPSARVADVDAVPRPFAGEPSYADGYTVYTVGAGQWAFTSRSA from the coding sequence ATGCCTCGATCTCTCAAGACCGAGTACGCCGTGCGGCCCCTCGGCGTCGACGTAGTGCGACCGCGGTTCAGCTGGGCCGCCGACGCGCCCGGGTACGGCGCGACGCAGACGGCGTACCAGGTGCTGGTCGCCTCCGCGCCGGAGCTGCTGACGCCGGAGCGCGCCGACGTCTGGGACTCGGGCAAGGTGGAGTCCGCGCGGACCTTCGGGATCGAGTACGACGGACCGACGGCCGCCCGGACCCGCTACCACTGGACGGTCCGGCTGTGGGACGGCTCCGACCAGGCCGGCGACTGGGCTGTACCGGAACGGTTCGAGACCGGGCTGCTCGACGAAGGTTTCGGCGCCGCGCAGTGGATCGGCGGCGCGACCGACAGCGCACCGCTGCTGCGCCGCGCGTTCACCGTCGACGGACCGGTCCGACGGGCCCGCCTCTACGCGAGCGGCCTGGGGTACGCCGACCTGCGACTCAACGGGCAGCCGGTGAGCGACGCCGTCCTCGATCCCGGCTTCACCGCCTACGACCACACGGTGCTGTACGTGACGCACGACGTGACCGAGCTGCTGCAGGCCGGGGACAACGTCGTCGGCGCCGAGCTGGGCCGCGGGTTCTTCGGGATGACCTCGGTGAATGTCTGGCGCTGGCACGACACGCCGTGGACCGACGACCCGCGGCTGATCGCGCGGCTGGTGGTCGAGTACGACGGCGGCCGGGTCGACGAGGTCGGCACCGACGAGTCGTGGCGGATCACGGGCGGGCCGACGCTGTCGGACTCGCTGTACCTGGGCGAGACGTACGACGCCCGGCGCGCACTGCCCGGCTGGGACACGGCCGGCTTCGACGACACGGCCTGGACGGCGGCGTCGGTCGTCGAGGCGCCGAAGGGCAAGCTGGTCGCCCAGGCCCACGAACCGATCCGGGTGATCGAGACCGTCGACCCCGTCGAGCTCACCGAGGTCCGGCCGGGCGTCTGGATCGCGGACTTCGGCCGGACCGTCGCGGGCTGGACCCGGCTGTCCGTGACCGCGCCGGCCGGCACCACGATCACCCTCACGCACGGCGAGACGATTGCCGACGGCAACGTAGCGGCGTGGAACGTGCACGTCGACGGCGACCGGATCCAGCGGGACGAGTACATCGCGGCCGGCGCCGGGACCGAGACCTGGGAGCCGCGGTTCTCTTACAAGGGCTTCCGGTACGTGCAGATCGAGGGCGCCGCACCCGCTCAGGTTCAGATGCGCGTGGTCAACTCGGACGTCGCCTCGGTCACCAGGTTCGCTTCGACGCAGGCGCCGTACGAGCAGTACGAGCGGGCGATGCGGCGGACGATCCTCGGCAATCTGCACGGGATCCCGACCGATACGCCGTACTTCGAGAAGAACGGGTGGACCGGTGACGCGCAGGTGGGCGCGCCGACGATGCTCGCGACGCTCGACCTGGCGCGGTTCTTCACCAAGTGGCTCGGCGACATCCGGGACAGCCAGGCGGACTCCGGCCAGCTGCCCGTGATCGTGCCGACCAGCGGCTGGGGTTTCACCGACCTCTCCCCCGCGACCGAGTGGCCGACCGTGTATCCCTTCCTGCTGCGCGAGATGTACCGCTGGTACGGCGACGACCGGCTGCTGCGCGAGCACTGGGACCCGCTCACGCGTTACCTCGCGTGGGAGCTGGACCGGGTCGAGGACGGGTTGTCGGTGAGTGTGCTCGGCGACTGGCTGCCGCCCGGGTTCGGCAGCGGCCCAGCCCCGGAGGATCGGCGGCTGACCGGTACGGCGTACCTCTACCGGGCGCTCGTGGTGGCCGCCGAGATCGGCGAGCTCATTGGCAAACCCAACGACTATCGCAAGGCGGCCGCCGAGCTCGCGGACGGGCTGAACCGGACGTTCCTGGACCGCGAGGCCGGGCGATACCGGTCCGCCGACGACCCCGACTACCGGCAGACCTCGAACGCGGTCCCGCTGGCGTTCGGGATGGTGCCGGACGAGTACGTCGAGCGCGTCGCGGCCGGACTCGCCGCGGACGTCGAGGCCCGCGGTTTCCACCTCAACACCGGCTGCCTGGGCGTCGGCGTACTGCTGCCGGTGCTCACCGCGCACGGGTACGGCGACGTGGCGACGAAGGTCGCGCTGCAGCGGACCTACCCGAGCTGGGGCTACTGGTTCGAGCTCGGCGCGGACACGATGTGGGAGAAGTGGGAGGACGACTCGCGGTCACGCAACCACTACTTCCAGGGCACGGTCGTGCAGTGGATCTTCGAGAACGTCGCCGGCCTGCGCGTCGTCGACGCGGGCTGCGAGCGGATCGTCGTACGGGCGGACGCCCGCGACGAGGTGGACTCGGCGAGCATCCGCACGGAAACGATCCGCGGGCGCGTGGCGGTCTCCTGGAAGCGAGCCGGGCGGGTGCTGTCGCTGGACGTGCAGGTCCCGGTCGGTACGACGGCCGAGGTGCACGTCCCGTCAGCGCGCGTCGCGGACGTGGACGCCGTACCGCGCCCGTTCGCGGGGGAACCGTCGTACGCCGACGGGTACACGGTCTACACGGTCGGCGCCGGGCAGTGGGCGTTCACGAGTCGGTCGGCGTGA
- a CDS encoding bifunctional [glutamine synthetase] adenylyltransferase/[glutamine synthetase]-adenylyl-L-tyrosine phosphorylase → MAEARRGSWEGRLVRLGFEDPQRATRRLEELDAIDSHSPIATEELIVTLSEAADPDLALQSLCTMAESLHRNGHDVAAFARTLELDADFRRRLVYVLGASEALGRHLAVHPRHWYDLADPALAGARSSVEDVAAKLAHAVDADHPVDALRVEYRRLLLRLAARDLAEGLLVDEVAAVLADLAGGALETALHIARNEYFAAHPGAADCRLAVIAMGKCGGRELNYVSDVDVLFVAEPLTGEPEAPALKTATQLAAAAMRICSAHTGEGTLWPVDAALRPEGKSGPLVRTLDSHLAYYQRWAKTWEFQALLKARPVAGDAELGREYSEKVGRLAWSAADRDGFVDDVQAMRRRVIDHIPAADVDRQLKLGPGGLRDVEFAVQLLQLVHGRSDDAVRSGTTLVALEALTSSGYVGRTDGAVLADAYRFLRSMEHRIQLYRLRRTHQVPEDEADLRRLGRSLGFTKNPVTDLTAAWKKHALEVRRLHEKLFYRPLLAAVARIPGGEVRLTPEAAKQRLTALGYADPSSALRHIEALSEGVSRRSSIQKALLPAMLGWFAESPAPDAGLLAFRTISDALGSTPWYLRQLRDEGASAERLAHLLASGRYAVDLLQRAPEATAMLADERELTPRTQEALLTEMSAAARRQDAPEAAVAAIRAVRRRELFRIAAADLSGLLDVEAVGEALTIVSVGTLTTALEVARRAVAKGEPEPTKMSIVAMGRFGGHELGYGSDADVMFVHDPVPGADEKKATDFATQAASELRRMLALPGADPAVAVDADLRPEGRQGPLVRTLASYASYYARWSAVWEAQALLRADPLCGDSGLCQSFRELIDPLRYPERGLSERDVREIRRIKARVDAERLPRGADPSTHTKLGRGGLADIEWTVQLLQLREAHRVPSLRTTRTLGALRAGVEANLVDPTEADTLRAAWEMATRIRNAIMLVRGRPGDSLPNDPRDLAAVAHICGYPPGESGRFSDDYLRTTRRARNTVAHLFWDD, encoded by the coding sequence GTGGCTGAGGCTCGGAGAGGGTCGTGGGAGGGACGGCTGGTCCGGCTCGGGTTCGAGGACCCGCAGCGGGCGACGCGCCGGCTCGAGGAGCTGGACGCGATCGACTCGCACAGCCCGATCGCGACCGAAGAGCTGATCGTCACGCTGTCCGAGGCGGCCGACCCCGACCTCGCCCTGCAGAGCCTGTGCACGATGGCCGAGTCTCTGCACCGCAACGGCCATGATGTCGCCGCCTTCGCCCGCACGCTCGAGCTGGACGCCGACTTCCGCCGCCGGCTCGTGTACGTCCTCGGCGCCAGCGAGGCGCTCGGCCGGCACCTCGCCGTCCACCCGCGGCACTGGTACGACCTCGCCGACCCCGCGCTCGCCGGTGCCCGGTCGTCCGTGGAGGACGTCGCCGCCAAGCTCGCGCACGCGGTCGACGCGGACCACCCGGTCGACGCGCTGCGCGTCGAGTACCGCCGCCTGCTGCTCCGCCTCGCCGCGCGCGACCTCGCCGAAGGCCTGCTCGTCGACGAGGTCGCCGCGGTGCTCGCGGACCTCGCCGGCGGCGCGCTCGAGACCGCCCTGCACATCGCCCGCAACGAGTACTTCGCCGCGCATCCCGGCGCGGCCGACTGCCGCCTCGCGGTGATTGCCATGGGCAAGTGCGGCGGCCGGGAACTCAACTACGTCAGCGATGTCGACGTCCTGTTCGTCGCCGAGCCGCTGACCGGCGAGCCCGAGGCGCCGGCCCTGAAGACCGCGACCCAGCTCGCCGCGGCCGCGATGCGGATCTGTTCCGCGCACACCGGCGAGGGCACGCTCTGGCCGGTCGACGCGGCGCTCCGCCCGGAGGGCAAGTCCGGTCCGCTCGTCCGCACCCTCGACAGCCACCTGGCGTACTACCAGCGCTGGGCCAAGACCTGGGAGTTCCAGGCACTGCTCAAGGCCCGTCCGGTCGCCGGCGACGCCGAGCTCGGGCGCGAGTACTCCGAGAAGGTCGGCCGGCTGGCCTGGTCCGCCGCCGACCGGGACGGCTTCGTCGACGACGTCCAGGCGATGCGCCGGCGCGTCATCGACCACATCCCGGCCGCCGACGTCGACCGCCAGCTGAAACTCGGTCCCGGCGGCCTGCGCGACGTCGAGTTCGCCGTACAGCTCCTGCAACTCGTCCACGGGCGCAGCGACGACGCGGTCCGCAGCGGTACGACGCTCGTCGCGCTCGAGGCGCTGACCAGCAGCGGGTACGTCGGCCGCACGGACGGCGCGGTCCTCGCGGACGCGTACCGCTTCCTGCGGTCGATGGAGCACCGCATCCAGCTGTACCGCCTCCGCCGTACGCATCAGGTCCCCGAGGACGAGGCGGACCTGCGCCGCCTGGGCCGCTCGCTCGGCTTCACGAAGAACCCGGTCACCGACCTCACCGCGGCGTGGAAGAAACACGCGCTCGAAGTACGGCGGCTGCACGAGAAGCTGTTCTACCGCCCGCTGCTCGCTGCCGTCGCGCGGATCCCCGGCGGCGAGGTACGCCTGACACCGGAGGCGGCCAAGCAGCGGCTGACCGCGCTCGGGTACGCCGATCCGTCGTCGGCGCTGCGGCACATCGAGGCCTTGTCCGAGGGCGTGTCGCGCCGGTCGTCGATCCAGAAGGCGCTGCTGCCGGCGATGCTCGGCTGGTTCGCCGAGTCGCCCGCTCCGGACGCCGGCCTGCTGGCGTTCCGCACGATCTCCGACGCGCTCGGCTCGACCCCCTGGTACCTGCGCCAGCTCCGCGACGAGGGCGCGTCGGCCGAGCGTCTCGCGCACCTGCTCGCCAGCGGCCGGTACGCCGTCGACCTCCTGCAACGCGCCCCGGAAGCGACCGCGATGCTCGCCGACGAGCGCGAGCTGACCCCGCGCACCCAGGAGGCGTTGCTCACCGAGATGTCCGCGGCAGCGCGCCGGCAGGACGCGCCCGAGGCAGCCGTTGCCGCGATCCGCGCCGTACGACGCCGTGAGCTGTTCCGGATCGCCGCCGCGGACCTGTCGGGGCTGCTCGATGTGGAGGCGGTGGGCGAGGCGCTGACTATCGTCTCGGTCGGCACGCTGACGACCGCGCTCGAGGTGGCCCGGCGGGCGGTGGCGAAGGGCGAGCCGGAGCCGACGAAGATGTCGATCGTCGCGATGGGCCGGTTCGGCGGGCACGAGCTGGGCTACGGCAGCGACGCCGATGTGATGTTCGTACACGATCCGGTTCCCGGCGCGGACGAGAAGAAGGCGACCGATTTCGCGACCCAGGCGGCGTCCGAGCTCCGCCGGATGCTCGCGCTGCCCGGCGCCGATCCCGCGGTCGCCGTCGACGCGGACCTGCGCCCCGAAGGCCGGCAAGGGCCTTTGGTTCGCACGCTGGCGTCGTACGCCTCGTACTACGCCCGCTGGTCGGCGGTGTGGGAGGCGCAGGCGCTGCTGCGGGCGGACCCGCTGTGCGGTGACAGCGGGCTGTGCCAGTCGTTCCGCGAACTGATCGATCCGCTGCGGTACCCGGAGCGCGGGCTCAGCGAGCGGGACGTGAGGGAGATCCGCCGGATCAAGGCGCGCGTCGACGCCGAACGGCTGCCGCGCGGCGCCGACCCGAGTACGCACACCAAGCTGGGGCGCGGCGGCCTCGCCGACATCGAGTGGACGGTGCAGCTCCTGCAGCTGCGCGAGGCGCACCGCGTGCCGAGCCTGCGGACGACGCGGACCCTCGGCGCGCTCCGGGCGGGTGTGGAGGCCAACCTGGTGGATCCCACCGAGGCGGACACGCTGCGCGCCGCCTGGGAGATGGCGACCCGGATCCGGAACGCGATCATGCTCGTCCGCGGCCGCCCCGGCGACTCGCTCCCGAACGACCCGCGGGACCTGGCCGCCGTGGCCCACATCTGCGGCTACCCACCCGGCGAGTCCGGCCGCTTCTCCGACGACTACCTCCGCACCACCCGCCGCGCCCGCAACACCGTCGCCCACCTCTTCTGGGACGACTAA
- a CDS encoding PQQ-binding-like beta-propeller repeat protein codes for MIRLTRSSRDQSPTTKWHKLLYGVTGGLAALVIGVPLTGVVADAVDAPGATVSGTVFEDRDNDGRPGAGEPGIPGVSVSDGAQVAVTDAQGHYTLTANVERRDADLVFITQPSGYSVGTDANMTPKFYRSLGQLAVGDTARADFALRKDKASEDGGFTFGNVADPHVNAQLPEQITEINSTRQDLAFIQVSGDLTNNATDAEFETYKRGTAKSKVPVWPAVGNHEYLAGASYAVRINNYRKHVGPEWYSFDYSDRHFLVLENNGAAPFAEQLEWVKADLARNVKDGKHLVVLAHQPMNVPFGSPSVYDEYGKVLEQYGAELVLVGHEHSNDVEPNSQFARTAKHIQTVSSSYTIDNSPRGFRFVHMDNKAFDNPFRLYGAEKDLTIVSPAPGASVPLDRFPGVQVNAYDTSDAPRKVRYRIDGGTWLPLQPTGEFTWYAALPGTVRTGPHKLDVVAEDGTGATWTRTSNFTLTAAKAIQPVAGADWTQHHGDASHSGVAADAIAAGQRLAWSYRTEGTFLTGSPAIIDGVVYAGTRDENGDGNAAVHAVSLATGKKLWSYPVPSSVHGSVAVSDGLVYVPTLRGTLFAADAKTGLLKWRHDPEPAPAGSNQRTYGYYGVTVADGKVLFPYQTRFGEAARGLLLALDAKTGQRVWAAAMAGNTMSDGTPAVADGRVYVGNQDGAVVIAYDLKTGAKLWQGTDTLGGWQDGVPSAADGKVYIGSNNGIVARDGATGAVLWSYTSAHPSLVSSGATPSAAAIKGNTVYMSFPSGAVTALNATTGAVIWDQLLPGSQYRGGSFTSPAVSGNTLFVGANSGGFYALDVRTGQPLWSHDIGTWVSAGPAVSGNTVVTGAFDGNLYAFTPGGTAAKPWPLVSGRVTNKATGAVVANGTVLVVQDGTAVGRTTTDAAGNYQVGLSKGAGKYTVQVAQLGYATAAREIETDGSGSFQVELEVSPVSVDASIGKRLPSGLVEGGIGDVVIENKKLALTVAKVFQDPQLNPSTPGKVVDMAITGQPDQLDWINLPYVSTTEPLGGSAWQQTQVRSTDVRIVENTGEKAVVRVTGTSAQDPNLQVVTTYTATADEQFVTAATTFTNAGGAPVTVWAGDALDHDGPGSRSAVSGNAPVTSGGPFAHTPDTNRWIGQSGTSADNQTYGLVYGAASGAFTGYSQSIWTMSKFKLDLPAGGSHTITRRVVAVSNSGATDKFAVLNQFAF; via the coding sequence ATGATTCGCCTGACCCGCTCGTCGCGCGATCAGTCACCCACGACCAAGTGGCACAAGCTGCTGTACGGCGTCACCGGCGGCCTGGCCGCACTGGTCATCGGCGTACCGCTCACCGGGGTCGTCGCCGACGCCGTGGACGCGCCCGGCGCCACCGTCTCCGGCACGGTCTTCGAGGACCGTGACAACGACGGCCGGCCCGGCGCCGGTGAGCCCGGGATCCCCGGCGTGAGCGTGTCGGACGGCGCGCAGGTCGCCGTCACCGACGCGCAGGGCCACTACACGCTGACCGCGAACGTCGAGCGCCGCGACGCCGACCTGGTGTTCATCACCCAGCCGTCCGGCTACTCGGTCGGGACCGACGCGAACATGACGCCGAAGTTCTACCGCAGCCTCGGGCAGTTGGCGGTCGGCGACACCGCGCGGGCCGACTTCGCGCTGCGCAAGGACAAGGCGTCCGAGGACGGCGGCTTCACGTTCGGCAACGTCGCCGACCCGCACGTCAACGCCCAGCTGCCGGAGCAGATCACCGAGATCAACTCCACCCGGCAGGACCTCGCGTTCATCCAGGTCAGCGGTGACCTGACCAACAACGCGACCGACGCGGAGTTCGAGACCTACAAGCGCGGCACCGCCAAGTCGAAGGTCCCGGTCTGGCCGGCCGTCGGCAACCACGAGTACCTGGCCGGTGCGTCGTACGCCGTCCGGATCAACAACTACCGCAAGCACGTCGGACCGGAGTGGTACTCGTTCGACTACAGCGACCGGCACTTCCTGGTGCTCGAGAACAACGGCGCCGCGCCGTTCGCCGAGCAGCTCGAATGGGTGAAGGCCGACCTCGCGCGGAACGTGAAGGACGGCAAGCACCTGGTCGTGCTGGCCCACCAGCCGATGAACGTGCCGTTCGGGTCGCCGTCGGTGTACGACGAGTACGGCAAGGTGCTGGAGCAGTACGGCGCCGAGTTGGTCCTCGTCGGCCACGAGCACTCGAACGACGTCGAGCCGAACAGCCAGTTCGCGCGGACGGCGAAGCACATCCAGACGGTGTCGAGCTCGTACACGATCGACAACTCGCCGCGCGGCTTCCGGTTCGTGCACATGGACAACAAGGCGTTCGACAACCCGTTCCGGCTCTACGGCGCGGAGAAGGACCTGACGATCGTCAGCCCGGCGCCTGGTGCCTCGGTACCGCTGGACAGGTTCCCGGGCGTTCAGGTCAACGCGTACGACACCTCCGACGCACCGCGCAAGGTCCGCTACCGGATCGACGGCGGCACCTGGCTGCCGCTGCAGCCGACAGGTGAGTTCACCTGGTACGCCGCCCTGCCGGGCACGGTCCGCACCGGGCCGCACAAGCTCGACGTGGTGGCTGAGGACGGCACCGGCGCGACCTGGACGCGGACGTCGAACTTCACGCTGACCGCCGCCAAGGCGATCCAGCCGGTCGCCGGCGCGGACTGGACGCAGCACCACGGCGACGCGTCCCACAGCGGTGTCGCGGCCGACGCGATCGCGGCCGGCCAGCGGCTGGCGTGGTCGTACCGGACGGAGGGCACCTTCCTCACCGGCTCGCCCGCGATCATCGACGGCGTCGTGTACGCCGGGACGCGGGACGAGAACGGCGACGGCAACGCGGCCGTGCACGCGGTCTCGCTGGCCACCGGCAAGAAGCTGTGGAGCTACCCGGTCCCGTCGTCGGTGCACGGCAGCGTCGCGGTCTCCGACGGTCTCGTGTACGTCCCGACCCTGCGCGGCACGTTGTTCGCGGCCGACGCGAAGACCGGTCTACTGAAGTGGCGGCACGACCCGGAGCCGGCGCCGGCGGGCAGCAACCAGCGCACCTACGGGTACTACGGCGTGACGGTTGCCGACGGCAAGGTGCTGTTCCCGTACCAGACCCGGTTCGGCGAGGCGGCGCGCGGTCTGCTGCTGGCCCTCGACGCCAAGACCGGACAGCGGGTGTGGGCCGCGGCGATGGCAGGCAACACGATGAGCGACGGTACGCCGGCGGTCGCGGACGGCCGGGTGTACGTCGGCAACCAGGACGGCGCCGTGGTGATCGCGTACGACCTGAAGACCGGCGCGAAGCTCTGGCAGGGCACCGACACCCTCGGCGGCTGGCAGGACGGCGTACCGTCCGCGGCCGACGGCAAGGTGTACATCGGCTCGAACAACGGCATCGTCGCGCGCGACGGAGCGACCGGCGCGGTGCTGTGGTCGTACACCAGCGCGCACCCGTCGCTGGTGAGCAGCGGCGCGACCCCGTCCGCGGCGGCGATCAAGGGCAACACCGTCTACATGTCCTTCCCGAGTGGCGCGGTGACCGCGCTCAACGCGACGACCGGAGCGGTGATCTGGGATCAGTTGCTGCCCGGTTCGCAGTACCGCGGTGGGTCGTTCACCTCGCCGGCGGTGTCCGGGAACACGCTGTTCGTCGGTGCGAACAGCGGTGGCTTCTACGCGCTCGACGTACGCACCGGGCAGCCGCTGTGGTCGCACGACATCGGCACCTGGGTGTCGGCGGGCCCCGCGGTCAGCGGGAACACCGTGGTGACGGGCGCGTTCGACGGCAACCTGTACGCGTTCACGCCGGGCGGTACGGCGGCCAAGCCGTGGCCGCTCGTTTCCGGCCGGGTGACCAACAAGGCCACGGGCGCTGTGGTCGCCAACGGGACCGTGCTCGTGGTCCAGGACGGTACTGCGGTCGGGCGGACGACGACGGATGCTGCGGGCAACTATCAGGTCGGGTTGTCGAAGGGCGCCGGGAAGTACACCGTCCAGGTGGCGCAGCTGGGCTACGCGACTGCTGCCCGCGAGATCGAGACCGACGGGTCGGGCAGCTTCCAGGTGGAGCTGGAGGTGTCGCCGGTGAGCGTCGACGCGAGCATCGGCAAGCGGCTGCCGAGCGGGCTGGTCGAGGGCGGTATCGGTGACGTCGTGATCGAGAACAAGAAGCTGGCGCTGACGGTCGCGAAGGTGTTCCAGGACCCGCAGCTGAACCCGTCGACACCCGGCAAGGTCGTCGACATGGCGATCACCGGGCAGCCGGACCAGCTGGACTGGATCAACCTTCCGTACGTCAGCACCACCGAGCCGCTCGGCGGCAGCGCGTGGCAGCAGACGCAGGTCCGGTCGACCGACGTACGGATCGTCGAGAACACGGGGGAGAAGGCCGTGGTCCGGGTCACCGGGACCTCGGCGCAGGACCCGAACCTGCAGGTGGTCACGACGTACACGGCGACGGCCGACGAGCAGTTCGTGACGGCGGCGACGACGTTCACCAACGCGGGCGGCGCGCCGGTGACGGTGTGGGCCGGCGACGCGCTTGACCACGACGGCCCGGGCTCGCGCTCGGCGGTGTCCGGCAACGCGCCGGTCACCAGTGGCGGCCCGTTCGCCCACACGCCGGACACGAACCGCTGGATCGGCCAGTCCGGCACCAGCGCCGACAACCAGACCTACGGCCTCGTGTACGGCGCGGCCAGTGGTGCCTTCACCGGCTACTCACAGTCGATCTGGACCATGAGCAAGTTCAAACTGGACCTCCCAGCCGGAGGCTCCCACACCATCACCCGCCGCGTCGTCGCCGTCTCCAACAGCGGCGCAACCGACAAGTTCGCCGTACTCAACCAGTTCGCGTTCTGA
- the trmB gene encoding tRNA (guanosine(46)-N7)-methyltransferase TrmB, whose protein sequence is MEAVDQVRQAGVFSTVRRSVRMTVGQQRVWQSHWSELGRTQEDLPPGELDLTEWFGREAPTVLEIGSGMGEATAQLAVAAPDVNHLAAEVYPAGLGQLMLWVEKYDLDNVRLLQGDALDFLRDHVRPGALAGVRIYFPDPWPKKRHHKRRLVTPPFVALVASRLQPGGTLHLATDWADYADRMLEVCEAEPALRNQYDGWAPRPEWRPVTKFESRAQAEGREVRDLLYRKVTPTDS, encoded by the coding sequence GTGGAAGCAGTGGATCAGGTCAGGCAGGCGGGTGTGTTCAGCACCGTCCGGCGCAGTGTGCGGATGACGGTCGGGCAGCAGCGCGTCTGGCAGTCGCACTGGTCCGAGCTCGGGCGGACGCAGGAGGACCTGCCGCCGGGCGAGCTGGATCTCACCGAATGGTTCGGCCGGGAGGCGCCGACCGTGCTGGAGATCGGTTCCGGGATGGGCGAGGCGACCGCGCAGCTCGCCGTGGCCGCGCCCGACGTGAACCACCTGGCCGCCGAGGTGTACCCGGCCGGTCTCGGGCAGCTGATGCTGTGGGTGGAGAAGTACGACCTCGACAACGTCCGCCTGCTGCAGGGCGACGCGCTGGACTTCCTCCGCGACCACGTCCGCCCCGGCGCGCTGGCCGGCGTCCGCATCTACTTCCCGGACCCGTGGCCGAAGAAGCGGCACCACAAGCGCCGCCTGGTCACACCGCCCTTCGTCGCGCTGGTGGCGTCCCGCCTGCAGCCGGGCGGGACGTTGCACCTGGCAACGGACTGGGCCGACTACGCGGACCGGATGCTCGAGGTCTGCGAGGCGGAGCCGGCGCTGCGCAACCAGTACGACGGCTGGGCGCCGCGGCCCGAGTGGCGCCCGGTGACCAAGTTCGAGTCCCGGGCGCAGGCCGAGGGCCGCGAGGTCCGCGACCTGCTCTACCGCAAGGTCACGCCGACCGACTCGTGA